The Marivirga salinae DNA window GATTTTACCGGATGTCGGTTTAAAAGGAGTGATTGTAGTTAAAAGAGCAGAAAATGACTATGCGGCATTTGAAAGAACCTGTCCTTTTGAGCCTGAAAAAGACTGTTCCATTATTTCCATGAATGCAGGCCAACAATATTTGGAATGTGAATGCGGAAACTCTTTCTATAATTTAAGTGGTTACCCCACCAATAGTCCTTCCCCCAGAAAATTAAGGGAATATTATACTAGCCTTTCAGGAAGAAATTTATATATCGATAATACTATCACTAGAAGTGAGAATAGATAGTTATAATAGCTAAAAGTGAGTCGTTTGCTCAAGAATTTTAGGTCTAATGAGGACAGAGCACTAGCTGGAAAGCTCTCACCTTAAATCGTAAACCATACATATTCCGAGTGAAAAACATATAATTTCATATTCTCAGTATTTTTTAATCATAAATATATATTATTGCTTTTCTGTGAATCAACCTTAATTGAAGTATGAGTATTCTTAAGGCTCTATTATATACTATTCTGCTTTTTGTTATAGGGGTAATTTTATCAATTGGTTTTCAATCTGTAATCTCAATTTTAGATTTAAATCCAGAACATTTAATTCATTATAATTCTGTTGCCAGAATATTGATGAAAATATTACAATATTCTATTATTCTTTTTTTAGTCTTTAAACTGTGGTTTACGCCAAGCGATCTTTTAATAAAACTAAAGAAGATTAATTGGGAAACGCTACTCTTGATACTTATAATAAGTATCGGTTTTGAAATTTTCACTAAGATATTTTTAGATATAAAATTACTTATTAACACGTATGAACCTGAAACTATTAATCGTTCGGATTATAGATTTAAATATTTATGGACTTATGACTTAATACGTGCTGTAATTTTTGCGCCCATTTTAGAAGAATTATTTTTTAGGAAAATCTTATTCACAAGATTGTTAAAAAAACATTCATTTGGAGTGTCTGCAATTGTTTCTAGCGTACTTTTTGCCTTAATTCATATCCCGAATTGGCTAAACTTATTCCCAATATTTTTATTTGGTATTATTTCTTGCTGGATATATGTAAAAACAAAAAACATCCTATATCCAATTCTATTCCATTTTGCAGGAAATCTGATTGTTTCACTATCATCGTTTTACAGTCAACAAATATCCAGCTTCTTTCAGGAATTAAATTATAATTGGGTTTATGGGTTAATACTTATATTCGGAGTTGGAATAACTCTATTTGGATTAAGAAAACTAAAAAAAGCTCCCATAGATTAATTAGATTGATCGGCATGTGTTTTGAAAAGCGAACTGACTATTATTTTAGCCTTTTATCTTAAATCTCTAAGTCTTAAATCAGTACTTTCAATTCTTTCCATTAATTTTAAGCTATGGAAAAAATGAACTGGCTAAAATTACTGAACCCCAATCGACTAGGTCAAAGCACCAATACCAACCAATCTTCTGCACGCTCATTTTTTGAGCAGGATTATGACCGAATAATTTTTTCTCATCCATTCCGTAGGCTGCAAGATAAAACTCAGGTAGTTCCTTTACCCGAGGAAGATTTTGTGCATACAAGGCTTACCCACAGCTTGGAAGTCAGTAGTGTCGGAAGATCTTTGGGTAAAAAAGTAGGAGAATCCATAGTGGATAAATACCAGGAATTAAAAGAATCAGGCTTTTCATCTTTTGATTTTGGGGCAATTGTAGCAGCCGCTTCCTTAGCGCATGATATAGGAAACCCACCATTTGGTCATTCAGGTGAAGATGCCATTTCAGCATTTTTCAAAAACACGCCATTAGGCAAATGGATTCAATCTCAAGTTTCTGTAGAAGAATGGGAAGATTTAATAAATTTTGAAGGAAATGCTCAGGGCTTTCGCTTATTCAACAGACCCGATAATCAAGGTATAAAATTAACCTATAGCACTTTAGCGGCATTTAGTAAATATCCTCGAACCGCTCATCTTTTTGAAAAAGACAGCAGCAGAAAAAGCCAAAAAAAATATGGCTTCTTTCAAGCGGAAAAACAATATTTTGAAGAATTAGCTAATGAATTAGGCTTAATTCGTTTGTCTAATGAAATGAGCTGGGTTCGCCACCCGCTTACTTTTTTGGTGGAAGCTGCAGATGATATTTGTTATCATGTAATTGATTTGGAAGATGGTTGCCGATTAGGCTGGGTTCCTTATGAGCAAGCCCGTGATTTGCTGGCTAATGTATTGGGGGATTCATATCTGCCCGAAAAGCTAGAAAAAACGAAAGGCAAAAATGAAAAAATAGCCTATTTACGCGCATTATGTATCAATAAACTCATTAATGAATGTGCGGAAGTATTCATGGAAAATGAAGATGATATTTTGAGTGGAAAATTTGATTCCGCACTAATGAGCAAGGTTCCTTCAAAAAGGGTTTTGAGTAATATCATAGAAGTTTCCATTCAGAAAATCTATCGGTCTCATTTGGTATTGGAAACGGAAGTGGTAGGCCACAGAGTTTTAGAAGGCTTATTAGAAGAATTTCTCGGAGCAGCTATAGCCCAAAAAGGCATAGAGGAATCCAGCAAAAAAGATTTAACGGTTTTTAGATTATTGCCGGAGACCTATCAAGAATTGATTACTGATACAGCAAGCCTTTATGAAATCAGCTTGTTATGCATTGATTATATCAGCGGAATGACCGATCGATATGCCATTAATCTTTATAGAAAGCTAAAGGGCATTAGTTTGCCAGGAATGAAATAAATTAGGCTTTGTTTTGAAATTTTTGGTACCAATTATCCATTACTATGCTATGGGGTAATGTTAAAACCGATAGAAAAATAATGGTGAGGAAAAAGGGAGATATATTAAATTCAAAATAAGAAAAAGCAAAAAGTAAAAGAGAAGCACCAATTATGCTTATAGCTGAAAATGGAAGCAGTT harbors:
- a CDS encoding CPBP family intramembrane glutamic endopeptidase, with protein sequence MSILKALLYTILLFVIGVILSIGFQSVISILDLNPEHLIHYNSVARILMKILQYSIILFLVFKLWFTPSDLLIKLKKINWETLLLILIISIGFEIFTKIFLDIKLLINTYEPETINRSDYRFKYLWTYDLIRAVIFAPILEELFFRKILFTRLLKKHSFGVSAIVSSVLFALIHIPNWLNLFPIFLFGIISCWIYVKTKNILYPILFHFAGNLIVSLSSFYSQQISSFFQELNYNWVYGLILIFGVGITLFGLRKLKKAPID
- a CDS encoding deoxyguanosinetriphosphate triphosphohydrolase yields the protein MNWLKLLNPNRLGQSTNTNQSSARSFFEQDYDRIIFSHPFRRLQDKTQVVPLPEEDFVHTRLTHSLEVSSVGRSLGKKVGESIVDKYQELKESGFSSFDFGAIVAAASLAHDIGNPPFGHSGEDAISAFFKNTPLGKWIQSQVSVEEWEDLINFEGNAQGFRLFNRPDNQGIKLTYSTLAAFSKYPRTAHLFEKDSSRKSQKKYGFFQAEKQYFEELANELGLIRLSNEMSWVRHPLTFLVEAADDICYHVIDLEDGCRLGWVPYEQARDLLANVLGDSYLPEKLEKTKGKNEKIAYLRALCINKLINECAEVFMENEDDILSGKFDSALMSKVPSKRVLSNIIEVSIQKIYRSHLVLETEVVGHRVLEGLLEEFLGAAIAQKGIEESSKKDLTVFRLLPETYQELITDTASLYEISLLCIDYISGMTDRYAINLYRKLKGISLPGMK